Proteins from a genomic interval of Rosa chinensis cultivar Old Blush chromosome 2, RchiOBHm-V2, whole genome shotgun sequence:
- the LOC112187800 gene encoding ATP-dependent zinc metalloprotease FTSH 2, chloroplastic-like: MKRCSLIYHLRMKHDQTFHSLPKEQHRDGKSKSLVAYHEVGHAICGTLTPGHDAVQKVTLVPRGLTWFIPADNPTLISKQQLFARIVGGLGGRAAEEVIFGEPEVTTGAAGDLQQITGLAKQVTNIRHDYLHIGI, translated from the exons ATGAAAAGATGCAGCCTGATTTATCATTTGCGGATGAAGCATGACCAAACGTTTCACAGTTTACCAAAAGAGCAGCACAGAG ACGGAAAGAGCAAAAGTCTGGTAGCATACCATGAAGTTGGGCACGCCATCTGTGG GACATTGACTCCAGGGCACGATGCCGTTCAGAAAGTGACCCTAGTTCCACGTGGTCTTACATGGTTCATTCCTGCAGATAATCCTACCTTGATCTCCAAGCAGCAACTATTTGCAAGAATTGTTGGTGGGCTTGGTGGTAGAGCAGCAGAGGAAGTGATCTTTGGTGAGCCAGAGGTGACAACAGGTGCAGCTGGTGATTTGCAGCAGATCACTGGTTTAGCCAAACAGGTAACCAATATCCGCCATGACTATCTGCACATAGGAATTTAA